One Archangium violaceum genomic window, CTCGCACATGAAACGCAAGCAGGTCGATCTCGAGAATCTCCCCGGCACGGGAACGCTCCGCGGAGACCTGCTCGGCTTGTTCAAGCCGCAGCCGCTCGAAGAAAGCGAACGCAAGCTCAAGATCATGACGGGGCTCGCCTCTCTGCTCTCGCAAGAGCAGGCACTCGCCGAGGCAGCAAACAGCGCGGTAGTCCAACCGTGGGCCGAAGCGCATTTCGCGCTGATGCAGCGAGCTGTCGCGCGCGGCGAGATCCCGGCGTCCGCCGACATCGGCACGCTGTCTCAGCTCATCCCGTCGATGGCTGCCTACCGCACCTTGGTCCAGCGCAAGCCGATGGACCTGGCCTTCCTCGTGTCGATGGTTGACGGAGTCGTCCTGCCGGCCCTCCGAAATCAGCCCTCCGATGTCCCACCAGACTCAAAAGATCGCCCGAGCGTGCGGAAACGCTCAAAACCCTGAACCTGCATAGGAGAAAGTCATGACCGTCAGCGTTACCAACCACCTCAATTTCCGTGGCGATGCCCGAGCGGCGCTGGAGTTCTACCAGTCTGTGTTCGGCGGAGACCTCACCATCGTCACCTACAAGGACGCCCACAACGTCCAGGCTCCGTCGGAGGCCGATCAGGTGATGTGGGGCCAGGTCGCCGCCAAGAACGGCTTCCGCGTGATGGCTTACGACGTGCCCTCCCGGATGCCCTGGGAGCAAGGCAAGAACCCGTTCTTCGTCTCGGTCCGCGGCGACTCAGCCGCCGAGATCTCCGCGCTCTGGGAGAAGCTCTCCGCTGGCGCGACCATCGCGCAGCCCCTAGCGCCGTCGGGATGGACCCCGCTGTACGGTATGCTCAAGGATCGCTTCGGCATTACGTGGGTCCTGGACGTCGCGACGGAGTACAAGGCGTCCTGAGCCAGCGGAAGAACACGTGCGGCGTGGGACCCCCACACCAATGAAGGCCAACGTGAGGGATGCGTGTGCCGCGCTTCTCCGCGTCGGTGTGGGGTGGGTCCCAACAAGCAGATAGCTCCTCCGAATCACGGGCGATGCAAGCGTTCCTCTCTAGGAGACAACGATGACCCAGTTGTTTGGGGCGACGTCGACCACAGACGAAGTGCTCGAAGGCCGCGATCTCAGCGGCAAACGCATCTTGGTCACGGGCGTGTCAGCCGGCCTCGGAATCGAGACGGCGCGCGCGCTTGTAGCCCACGGCGCCCACGTCGTGGGCGCCGCGCGTAACCTCGAGAAAGCGGAAGCAGCGACCCGCGGGGCGCAAGCGGCAGGTGCTGGCTCCGGACGGCTTGAATTGGTGGAGTTGGACCTCGCTTCGCTGGCGAGCGTGCGCCGCTGCGCCAACAACTTGCTGAGGCAGGGGAAGCCGTTCGACGTCGTCATCGCCAACGCCGGTGTGATGGCGTGTCCGTTCGGACTCACCGAGGATGGGTTCGAACTGCAATTCGGCACGAACCATCTCGGGCATTTCGTGCTCGTCAACCGGATCGCGTCCTTGCTGCGGGCGGGCGCAAGGGTGGTGTCGCTATCGTCCTCGGGGCATCGCTACGCTGACGTCGACCTCGACGATCCTCATTTCGAGCGCACGCATTACGAACCGTTCGTCGCCTACGGGCGTTCTAAGACTGCGAACATCCTGTTCGCGGTGGAGCTCGATCGGCGCCTCCGCGAGCGCGGGGTGCGCACCACCGCCGTGCATCCGGGCGCCATCAAGACCGAACTCGGGCGTCACCTCCCCGACGACGCCCTATCGACCTTCGTCGAGCGAACCAATGCGGACCTCGCTGCTCAAGGCAAACAACCGTTCGCACTCAAGACGATTCCCCAAGGCGCGGCGACCTCGGTCTGGGCTGGAGTGGTGGCCGAGGCGGACGAGGTGGGAGGCCGCTACTGCGAAAACTGCCATGTCACCACGAGGGTGACCCTCGACCCGCTCGATCCCAGCAGTGAAGGGGTCCGTCCCTATGCGCTCGATCTGGAGCGGGCCGCAGCGCTCTGGGCGAAGAGCGAAGCACTCGTCCGCGAGCGCTTCTGAGTCGACGGACGAGAGCATGCCTGTGAACAGGCTCCGGGCGAGTGCACCTCGCCACGCCCGCCACCGTGATGCTTGGGCGTGCAACGTTCGCCTGCCGCACCGGATAGCACCGACAGATCCTCTAATTTCTGTTATTTCCAAGAAAGCTTCGATTTGTTACACTCTGAGGAATCAACTCCCCCAAGCGGGCAGGATTGATCCAAAGTCCGTAGGAGAGGTTTTGAAGAGGCGGAGAGCAAGTCCAGACATTCACAGGCAAAGAGGGAGCATCCCTCCGGACGGCGCCTGAAAGAGGGGCGCCGTGGAAGGACAGGAGTGAAGGTACACAGGCCGAACAGCCAGGGGAGAAGAGGCGCGGGAAGGCCGGAGCGGGAGCAGCTGGCGGGCGCTCAGGCAAGTGTGGCCAGACTCTCGGGCAGCACGGCCAGACCCAACAGGCCCTGGTAGAGCACCTCCATGGTGCGTGCGAAGCTTTGGGGCCGTTTGTCGCGAGTCGGCAGGTGCGTGCGCACCAGGGCCAGCAGGTTGTAGGCCAGCAAACGCAGCCAGCTGAGCACCAGGGGTGCATTGCCTCGCAGGCTGGGCGAGGCGCTGTCCTCCTCCAGCACCACGTCCGCTGTCCAGTTGGGCCCGTTCTCAATCCCCCAGTGCCGGCGTACCAACGTCAGCATCCGCTCCGGGGACAGTTGCCCTGTGGGAATGGAGGTGAGGAACAGCCGCGTCTCCACCTTCGGCAGCTCGCCGTCTCTGGTTCGCGTCTGCCTCACCCATACCCATTGCTGGGCGCCGGGAAAGTCCTCCTCTGGCGGCTTGTCCACCACCCTCAACTCCCTCTCCACCCACTCCCCGCTCGTCCGCTCGCGCGTGCGCACCTTCACTGGCGCCACCGCCAGCGCCACCCACGCCTTGTCATGTAGCCGGTGGAAGTTCTCCTTGAGCGCCATCAGGTAGTGCTTGCCCGCCTCCCTCACCACCCGCGCATTGGCCGCGCTCGTCATTCCCGCGTCCACTGTCACGTACTCGAAATGCCGCCCGAACTTCTCCACCACCCGTTTGAACAACTCCGGGAACGCCGTCGCCTCTCCCTGCTTGCCTTCCAGCAACTTCTGGTCGAGCACCGGCTGGGCCGCGCTGCTGGTGAGACTGGCGCGCAGCGCGTACGGGTACCAGTACTCCCGCCCCTGCTCATCCTTCGTCGTGTGGCTCGGCTCGCACGGCGGCTGCCCCGGCGTGCTCTCCCCTGCCTTCCCGTCAATGCTGACGACGCCCCGGGCGAAGAGCTCATGGCGTATCAGCCCCACTTCCAGGCCTCGGTGCACCATCTGGTGCACCTCCTGCTCCAACCCCTCTGGCTCCAACTTCCCCAGCAGCCTATCCAACGTCGTGTCGGACACCGGCCGCTTCAGCCCCTCGGGCGCCGTGCCTTCGCGCAGCATGTCCTCCCCCAGCGCCTCGGCATGCCTCAACACCCGCCGCCCCACCGCCAGCGCCTGCACCAGCAGCATCAACATCGCCGCCAGCGGATGCCTCTGTCCCCGGCGGGCCCGGGGGTCCTTTACCTCCTTGAATGTCAGCCCCAGGCTCGCCATCATCCTCTGCACGCGGGAGGGGGTTTCCTGCTCGTCCTTCTTCCCCTTCCCGTTTCCCGCTTGGGGTGTGGAGGGCCCGCCAGTCCTCCCGCCCCGGTTTTTCTTCCCACTCATCCTTCTTCTCCCCGGACCTGTCCGGCCCGTCTCCGGCTCTGTGCTGGCGCTCCCCCTCGCGATCTGCCCGCGGCTGCTCGCCTCCGGTGGGCGCCTGTAGGCGGGACTATACTTCAGCCGTAGGCCCGGGTGGGATGACCTCTCCCGTGGGACTTTGAATCAAGCCTGCCCCCAAGCGGGAGCGGAGGAGGCGAGCGTGGCGCCCCAGGCAGCGGCCAGCAAGGAGCCGATAGAGGCTGGCCCCGGCGCACGGGCCCCTCCACGCCTCGTGGTGTTGAAGCTCAAGCCGCCAGCGCCAACAGAGCCAGGCCCCTGCCGCGCACCTCATGGGTGGGCGGCCTGGGCCGGCGTGTACCCCAAGGGGTAACGCGGCTTCTCCACCCGCCTGGCTCACTGCTCGGGCCGGCCCCCCTCAGCGGCCCTCCTCGCCACCTCCGCTCCAGGCCGCCACCTCTCAACAGGGCTCCTATCCGTCCTCATCACGCGATTCCACTGCTTCAGCATGGAGTTCGTCCTTCCAGGACAACAACGTGAGGTGTGCCCGTTGCGAGCTGGAAGAGGTTTTACGCGTTCAGTCTGACATTTCGGGCTGCTCTGGAATGCCTCCCATGGGCTGCGATTGTTCTTCGTCCATTCCATGGGCCCCAGGCATTTCCCCGGAGGAAGCACTTCCAGGGAGACTTTCAGCATGCGGGCGCATTCGTGGGGTGTGGATCAGGGGAGGCCCCCGGGAAAGCGAGCCAGGACATGGCCGTCTCCGAGAGACTGGCACTCTCCTCGGCGAGCACCACGGCCCCTTACAACGTCGAGAGCGCTTCGCGCGCCTCGGAGGGCCGCATCAACCGGTTGTAGAGGGCCGTTCCCGGCTGTTGCCGCTTGCCACCCGTGGCCAGCGTCCCTGTGTCCACGGGCGTGAAGCCGATCTGTTCGATGAGCCCCGAGACGGTCTGCTTGGCCGCGGCGTCGTCCCCGGCGACGAACAGCACCCACCGATCCTCGAGCGGCGCGCCCGGCTTCCCCTCTTCGCCAAGCGGTTTGAAGTACATCGTGTTCAACGCCTTCACCACCCGCGCGCCCGGCAGGTGCTGGGCGACGAACTCGGTCGAGGCTCCTCCCTTGAAGTCGAGCTGTCCGTCACGCTGCGGGTAGTAGTTCATCGCGTCGATGACGATCTTCCCGGAGAGCTGCGCGCGGGGCAGCGAGTCATAAGCCTTGAGGGGCACCGCGACGAGCACCACCTCGCCAAAGGCCGCTGCATCTTCCACGCTCATGGCGCGTGCCTTCGGGCCAAGCTCCCGGACCAGGTCCTTCAAGGACTCAGGGCCTCGCGAATTGCTGATGGCCACCTCGTGGCCTGCCTTGACGAAGAGGCGCGCGGACGTCTCGCCAATCATCCCTGAACCGATAATCCCGATCTTCATGAGGGCTCCTCCTGGACTGCCAGTCACAGGCCCGCCGGGGCCTTCCCGCTGAGAATCATGAGCTGCACCTTGAGGATGGCGGCGACGCTGATCGAATCCGTGATCTCTCCCCGCTCCACCATGGCGAAGGCTTCGGAGAAAGGGAGACGGCGCACCTTCAACTCCTCCGTCTCCTCCGGCGCTGCCTCTGTCTTCGACAGGGACCAGGCCACGTAGCAGATGCTCAGCTCATCGGTGACGCTGTTGGACAGATGCATCCTCATCAGCTCCTGCCAGGAGCCGGCGATGAGGCCCACCTCTTCCTGCAGCTCGCGCTTCGCCGCCAGCAGAGGATCTTCACCGAGCTTGCCGCCGCCCTCTGGAATCTCCCAGCTGTACTGGTTCAGTGGGTACCGGTACTGGCCCACCAGCCAAGTGTACCCCTCCGCGTCGATCGGCAACACGCCGACCGCCAGGTTGCGGAAGTGGACGGTCCCATAGATGCCCGGACGGCCCTTGGGATTGAGCACCTGGTGCTCGGTTACGCGGATCCACGGGTTCTCGTACTTCAGCGCCGAGGAGAGGGTCGTCCAGGGATTGCGCTCGGAGTCTTCCGCCATGGCCCCTCATCCTGGCATACCCGGTGCCACGCTGCCGCACTTGAAGGCTCAGGCCCGGCGGGTGGCATGGCGCCGGGACAGCGCCCGCGCGGCGAGGGCCGCCACCACCACACCCACCACGAAGGCTCCAAGCCCCACGAGCACGACCGGCACCATGGCCGCCAACGCTCCGCCCAGCGCCGACCGGCTGAGCTGCGACACGACCTGGGGCGCGCAGGGGCCGTCCTTGCACGCGGGCACC contains:
- a CDS encoding TetR/AcrR family transcriptional regulator; translation: MTQNDDESVEVEPAQPGRKRDHSRDAKILDATLEVLAEVGAAGLTMDLVAARAGAGKATIYRRWTSKTELVIDAVSHMKRKQVDLENLPGTGTLRGDLLGLFKPQPLEESERKLKIMTGLASLLSQEQALAEAANSAVVQPWAEAHFALMQRAVARGEIPASADIGTLSQLIPSMAAYRTLVQRKPMDLAFLVSMVDGVVLPALRNQPSDVPPDSKDRPSVRKRSKP
- a CDS encoding VOC family protein, whose protein sequence is MTVSVTNHLNFRGDARAALEFYQSVFGGDLTIVTYKDAHNVQAPSEADQVMWGQVAAKNGFRVMAYDVPSRMPWEQGKNPFFVSVRGDSAAEISALWEKLSAGATIAQPLAPSGWTPLYGMLKDRFGITWVLDVATEYKAS
- a CDS encoding SDR family NAD(P)-dependent oxidoreductase, producing MTQLFGATSTTDEVLEGRDLSGKRILVTGVSAGLGIETARALVAHGAHVVGAARNLEKAEAATRGAQAAGAGSGRLELVELDLASLASVRRCANNLLRQGKPFDVVIANAGVMACPFGLTEDGFELQFGTNHLGHFVLVNRIASLLRAGARVVSLSSSGHRYADVDLDDPHFERTHYEPFVAYGRSKTANILFAVELDRRLRERGVRTTAVHPGAIKTELGRHLPDDALSTFVERTNADLAAQGKQPFALKTIPQGAATSVWAGVVAEADEVGGRYCENCHVTTRVTLDPLDPSSEGVRPYALDLERAAALWAKSEALVRERF
- a CDS encoding ISAs1 family transposase, whose amino-acid sequence is MSGKKNRGGRTGGPSTPQAGNGKGKKDEQETPSRVQRMMASLGLTFKEVKDPRARRGQRHPLAAMLMLLVQALAVGRRVLRHAEALGEDMLREGTAPEGLKRPVSDTTLDRLLGKLEPEGLEQEVHQMVHRGLEVGLIRHELFARGVVSIDGKAGESTPGQPPCEPSHTTKDEQGREYWYPYALRASLTSSAAQPVLDQKLLEGKQGEATAFPELFKRVVEKFGRHFEYVTVDAGMTSAANARVVREAGKHYLMALKENFHRLHDKAWVALAVAPVKVRTRERTSGEWVERELRVVDKPPEEDFPGAQQWVWVRQTRTRDGELPKVETRLFLTSIPTGQLSPERMLTLVRRHWGIENGPNWTADVVLEEDSASPSLRGNAPLVLSWLRLLAYNLLALVRTHLPTRDKRPQSFARTMEVLYQGLLGLAVLPESLATLA
- a CDS encoding NADPH-dependent F420 reductase encodes the protein MKIGIIGSGMIGETSARLFVKAGHEVAISNSRGPESLKDLVRELGPKARAMSVEDAAAFGEVVLVAVPLKAYDSLPRAQLSGKIVIDAMNYYPQRDGQLDFKGGASTEFVAQHLPGARVVKALNTMYFKPLGEEGKPGAPLEDRWVLFVAGDDAAAKQTVSGLIEQIGFTPVDTGTLATGGKRQQPGTALYNRLMRPSEAREALSTL
- a CDS encoding NUDIX domain-containing protein, whose product is MAEDSERNPWTTLSSALKYENPWIRVTEHQVLNPKGRPGIYGTVHFRNLAVGVLPIDAEGYTWLVGQYRYPLNQYSWEIPEGGGKLGEDPLLAAKRELQEEVGLIAGSWQELMRMHLSNSVTDELSICYVAWSLSKTEAAPEETEELKVRRLPFSEAFAMVERGEITDSISVAAILKVQLMILSGKAPAGL